From a single Fusobacterium ulcerans ATCC 49185 genomic region:
- a CDS encoding alanine/glycine:cation symporter family protein: MFASILNEINDFLWGKPFTYFVLFIGLYFTIRSGFFSIFHFKHILKNTFGSMFSEEANQKKKGSVTPFEAVCVAIGGCVGCGNIGGVASAVAVGGPGAVFWMWVWAFFGMTVKCVETTLGCHYRSKDETGRFFGGSTYFMEKGISRQMGFTKFGIGLAVAFGIGFLAQFLGGSQAYTIAEVLNQSFGFDMIIVTIVYSLILFYVIWKGTPRVAAFAAKAVPFMCSIFILGGLVLVIANYQNVPHAFAMIFHDAFTGTAAVGGFIGSTVSQVISTGVARSINSNEAGQGSSPLIHGSANTIHPFRQGIWGSFEVFIDTLVVCSITALAVLCSGVWNDGYTGATLTIKAYESVFGHFGSIYIGIMCALFGLTTTAGWYTYYIAVMRHGLRYNPLLGDRLELLFKFIFPLPNIIIVSSIVLTGNGPDLFWTIVNISLVAPVFTNLLGLFMLREKFFALLKDYKARYMGIGKVDPNFYIFYEDDPVIAEEEEIIRKKIKAVRDAAYQSKNMVLDE; encoded by the coding sequence ATGTTTGCAAGTATTTTAAATGAAATAAATGATTTTTTATGGGGAAAACCATTTACTTATTTTGTACTATTTATAGGTCTTTATTTTACTATTAGATCTGGATTTTTTTCAATCTTTCATTTTAAACATATATTGAAAAATACTTTTGGAAGTATGTTTAGTGAAGAAGCCAACCAGAAGAAAAAAGGTTCTGTTACTCCTTTTGAAGCTGTTTGTGTTGCAATTGGTGGCTGTGTAGGATGTGGTAATATTGGCGGAGTTGCCAGTGCTGTTGCTGTTGGAGGACCTGGTGCTGTTTTCTGGATGTGGGTATGGGCATTCTTTGGAATGACTGTAAAATGTGTTGAAACTACTCTAGGTTGTCATTATCGTTCAAAAGATGAGACTGGAAGATTCTTTGGTGGTTCTACTTATTTTATGGAAAAAGGGATTTCTAGACAAATGGGATTTACTAAATTTGGTATAGGTTTGGCTGTTGCATTTGGAATTGGATTTCTTGCTCAATTTTTAGGAGGCTCTCAAGCTTATACTATAGCAGAAGTTTTAAATCAATCATTTGGATTTGATATGATAATAGTGACTATTGTTTATTCTCTTATTCTTTTCTATGTTATTTGGAAAGGAACTCCAAGAGTTGCTGCATTTGCTGCAAAAGCAGTTCCATTTATGTGTAGTATATTTATCTTAGGTGGTCTTGTTCTTGTTATAGCAAACTATCAAAATGTTCCTCATGCTTTTGCTATGATTTTTCATGATGCTTTTACTGGTACAGCAGCTGTTGGAGGTTTTATTGGTTCAACTGTTTCTCAAGTAATTTCAACTGGAGTTGCTCGTTCTATTAATTCAAATGAGGCTGGACAAGGATCTTCTCCTTTGATTCATGGTTCTGCAAATACTATTCACCCTTTCCGTCAAGGTATATGGGGATCATTTGAAGTATTTATAGATACTCTTGTTGTTTGCTCTATAACTGCTCTTGCTGTTCTTTGTTCAGGTGTATGGAATGATGGTTATACTGGTGCCACTCTTACGATTAAGGCTTACGAAAGTGTATTTGGACATTTTGGTTCTATATATATCGGAATTATGTGTGCTCTATTTGGTCTTACTACAACAGCTGGTTGGTATACATATTATATTGCTGTTATGAGACATGGTTTGAGATACAATCCTCTATTAGGAGATAGATTAGAGTTACTATTTAAATTTATATTTCCTTTACCAAATATTATAATTGTATCTTCTATTGTTTTAACAGGTAATGGTCCTGATTTATTCTGGACAATAGTTAATATCAGTCTTGTTGCTCCAGTATTTACTAATCTTTTAGGACTATTTATGCTTAGAGAAAAATTCTTTGCACTTCTTAAAGATTATAAAGCCCGTTACATGGGTATTGGTAAAGTAGATCCAAATTTTTATATTTTTTATGAAGATGATCCTGTTATAGCTGAAGAAGAAGAAATTATCAGAAAGAAAATTAAAGCAGTTAGGGACGCTGCATATCAATCTAAAAATATGGTTTTAGATGAATAA
- a CDS encoding APC family permease — MEEKGLKKELGLFHAVSIVGGIMIGSGIFYVSTFVLQRSGMSPGFAILAWLIAGLMSLMAALCYAELGTSIPKSGGTYTYISEAFSPAAGFAMGLTDFFISQSGSISALAVGFATYFSTIVGLTDIQIKIMAIVMILVLSGINMLGIKKGGNVQGIFMVAKLVPIVLIIILGLAMGDVNNPMTMVPGEGKSIVTAFALSIVAALWAFDGWSSVYIVSEELKNPKKDLPKAVTIGVIGVTLIYILFNLALLKTLPVVDIASNDAPAALAATNLIGKSGGLLVTIGALLAIFGSCNGCILAYPREYYAMARDKRFFSVFAKINPKTGTPINAQIATAIISSLLILFGTFEQLTALVAFCAWIFYTMGVSSVFVLRKKYPNLPRPYKVIGYPFLPIITIVLSLVVLIATLYEDPKNSVIGVVIYYLFFKKNETGKSVFDEIDE, encoded by the coding sequence ATGGAAGAAAAAGGATTAAAAAAAGAACTAGGGTTGTTTCATGCGGTTTCAATAGTTGGGGGAATAATGATAGGGTCAGGAATATTTTATGTAAGTACATTCGTTCTACAAAGATCAGGAATGTCACCAGGATTTGCTATTTTAGCGTGGTTAATAGCAGGATTAATGTCTTTAATGGCCGCTTTATGTTATGCTGAACTTGGAACGTCTATTCCTAAATCAGGAGGAACATACACATATATATCAGAAGCATTCAGTCCAGCAGCTGGTTTTGCAATGGGACTTACAGATTTCTTTATATCACAATCAGGATCAATTAGTGCTTTGGCAGTGGGATTTGCTACATATTTCAGTACTATAGTTGGACTTACAGATATCCAAATAAAAATAATGGCAATTGTTATGATACTTGTGCTTTCAGGAATTAATATGTTGGGAATAAAAAAGGGTGGAAATGTGCAGGGAATTTTTATGGTGGCTAAGCTTGTACCTATTGTATTAATAATAATTCTCGGACTTGCAATGGGAGATGTTAATAATCCTATGACAATGGTACCAGGCGAGGGAAAAAGTATAGTCACAGCTTTTGCTCTTTCAATAGTTGCTGCTCTTTGGGCATTTGATGGATGGAGTTCTGTATATATAGTATCAGAAGAATTGAAAAATCCTAAGAAAGATCTTCCAAAAGCAGTAACAATAGGAGTTATAGGAGTAACTTTAATATACATACTATTTAATCTTGCTCTTTTGAAGACACTTCCTGTTGTAGATATTGCATCTAATGATGCACCAGCAGCACTGGCAGCTACAAATTTAATTGGAAAATCAGGAGGACTTCTTGTAACAATAGGAGCTCTTTTAGCAATATTTGGTTCATGTAATGGATGTATACTGGCTTATCCCAGAGAATATTATGCAATGGCTAGAGATAAGAGATTCTTTTCAGTATTTGCTAAAATTAACCCTAAAACAGGAACACCTATCAATGCTCAGATTGCAACAGCAATAATTTCAAGTTTATTAATTTTATTTGGTACTTTTGAGCAGCTAACAGCTCTTGTTGCATTTTGTGCTTGGATATTCTATACAATGGGAGTTTCATCAGTATTTGTTTTGAGAAAAAAATATCCTAATCTTCCAAGACCATATAAAGTAATAGGATATCCATTCTTACCAATAATAACAATAGTTTTATCACTTGTTGTATTGATAGCTACTCTATATGAAGATCCTAAAAATTCTGTAATTGGTGTAGTAATATACTATCTATTCTTTAAAAAGAATGAAACAGGAAAATCAGTATTTGATGAAATTGATGAATAA
- a CDS encoding bacterial transcriptional activator domain-containing protein, translating to MDKTKITIYLLSTPRIEINGREIFQEISSKGAGLIFYLCMNSKKKFFKNILAEIFWPESSAEKSSSNLRQVLFNIKKVLEKNGVLSPMIISEKGKCFINEEFELWVDVKEFYKNIDNGIKNSDAALLKEASDLYEQGFFEGFFIKGSAVLDEWIMFEREHISRLLQDGIYMAAEIYEKQGEIEKGENLLKKLLKINNLTEETHLKLMELYLKNNERHKAVQQYNICAEILRKELNISPSQKLKEIYEKIVNIKNREQIFQEILPKKSLAKEIKFFNNYIFEEEIETIKTFLKKQKDEYIFLHTGNHIFQMLEGEGIYNLLEKIVFIKEYHYKNSKEELAMLFPELSNSQKMKEESSEIKLFYVIRKFLEKAAEKKNIIAVFRNFIELDEKSRKLFYYLFQNVKNEKLVITGTYKKSREVEKIISTIESRIGEELLWKKKD from the coding sequence ATGGATAAAACAAAAATAACTATATATCTTTTAAGTACTCCAAGAATAGAGATAAATGGTAGGGAAATATTTCAGGAGATAAGCAGTAAAGGAGCAGGTCTTATTTTTTATTTGTGTATGAACAGTAAAAAAAAATTTTTTAAAAATATTCTAGCAGAAATTTTCTGGCCTGAATCTTCAGCAGAAAAATCAAGTTCAAATCTTAGACAGGTACTTTTTAATATAAAAAAAGTATTAGAAAAAAATGGAGTATTAAGTCCTATGATTATTTCAGAAAAAGGAAAGTGTTTCATAAATGAAGAATTTGAACTTTGGGTTGATGTAAAAGAGTTTTATAAAAATATAGATAATGGAATAAAAAATTCAGATGCAGCTCTTCTGAAAGAAGCTTCTGATTTATATGAACAGGGATTTTTTGAAGGATTTTTTATAAAAGGAAGTGCTGTTCTTGATGAATGGATAATGTTTGAAAGAGAACATATATCAAGGCTTCTTCAAGATGGGATATATATGGCTGCAGAGATATATGAAAAACAGGGAGAGATAGAAAAAGGAGAAAATTTATTAAAAAAACTTTTAAAAATAAATAATCTCACAGAGGAAACTCATTTGAAACTGATGGAACTTTATTTGAAAAATAATGAAAGGCATAAAGCTGTTCAACAGTATAATATCTGTGCAGAAATTTTGAGAAAGGAATTAAATATAAGCCCTTCACAGAAATTGAAAGAAATTTATGAAAAAATTGTCAATATAAAAAATAGAGAACAAATTTTTCAAGAAATTCTGCCAAAAAAATCTTTAGCCAAAGAAATAAAATTTTTTAATAACTATATTTTTGAAGAGGAAATAGAGACTATTAAAACATTTTTGAAAAAACAAAAAGATGAATATATATTCTTGCATACTGGAAATCATATTTTTCAGATGTTAGAAGGGGAAGGAATATATAATCTTCTAGAGAAAATTGTTTTTATAAAGGAGTATCACTATAAAAATTCAAAGGAAGAACTGGCAATGTTATTTCCAGAATTGAGCAATTCCCAAAAGATGAAAGAAGAAAGCAGTGAAATAAAACTTTTTTATGTAATAAGAAAATTTTTGGAGAAAGCAGCAGAGAAAAAGAATATAATAGCTGTTTTTAGAAATTTTATTGAATTAGATGAAAAGAGCAGAAAGCTTTTTTATTATCTTTTTCAAAATGTGAAAAATGAAAAGTTAGTAATAACAGGAACTTATAAAAAAAGTAGGGAAGTAGAAAAAATTATAAGTACAATAGAAAGCAGAATAGGGGAGGAATTGTTATGGAAGAAAAAGGATTAA
- a CDS encoding amidohydrolase, translating into MFLRQNKDGMLPDTIIYNGRFVSMNERGDIYSLIGIKDGKIIEVSKSNLLDDKLGFGVNIINLEGKTVLPGFYDCNVHAVQNGIGHYCIKIETKKREEFLKRLQKTVKEYKRNQLIWCIGFNWEEKERLNRWDLDKISSLHPIVVSKDEIHSTIVNTYAYNLLAIPSTLNGVEKDEKGMPTGYLFGEASGFARKKIQKLFINYKMKEQAMKMTVEEALRNGVTTMNAMEGGAFFDDEDIDIVQRYEKKNKIDLSIYAQNTDIEKAVEFGLEKIGGNFYLDGTISSKTAALYEPYENELGNYGILYFTQEELNRFVLDAHKKNMQIALSCIGERAIDQALEAYENAIKIYGRKNHRHRLEHFVLPNDEQIKRAVQLGLIFSMQPGYDNKWGGKNGKYIKNIGERYKRANPIGKIIKFGGVVVGGSESNITPLSPIYGIYSAINHTEEENRINIDEAIKIYTVNAAYANFEEKRKGKIERGFDADLVVLDRDIFTIKKEQIKDVKILKTIKYGELVYG; encoded by the coding sequence TTGTTTTTGAGGCAGAATAAAGATGGTATGTTGCCAGATACTATAATTTATAATGGAAGATTTGTATCAATGAATGAAAGAGGGGATATTTATTCATTAATAGGAATTAAAGATGGAAAGATTATAGAGGTTTCAAAGAGTAATTTACTAGATGATAAACTAGGCTTTGGGGTAAATATTATAAATTTAGAAGGGAAAACAGTTCTTCCAGGATTTTATGACTGTAATGTTCATGCTGTACAAAATGGAATTGGGCATTACTGTATAAAAATTGAAACAAAAAAAAGAGAGGAATTTTTAAAAAGGCTACAAAAAACTGTGAAGGAATATAAAAGGAATCAGCTCATATGGTGTATAGGATTTAATTGGGAAGAGAAAGAAAGATTAAATCGTTGGGATTTAGATAAGATTTCTTCTCTACATCCTATTGTTGTAAGTAAGGATGAGATACACTCTACTATTGTTAATACTTATGCCTATAATTTACTGGCGATTCCATCTACTCTTAATGGAGTAGAGAAAGATGAGAAAGGAATGCCAACAGGATATCTTTTTGGTGAGGCCAGTGGTTTTGCCAGAAAAAAAATCCAGAAACTTTTTATAAATTATAAAATGAAAGAGCAAGCTATGAAAATGACAGTGGAAGAGGCATTGAGAAATGGAGTTACCACTATGAATGCTATGGAGGGGGGAGCTTTTTTTGATGATGAAGATATAGACATAGTACAAAGATATGAGAAAAAAAACAAGATAGATTTATCTATATATGCTCAAAATACAGATATAGAGAAAGCTGTAGAATTTGGCTTGGAAAAAATAGGAGGAAATTTTTATTTGGATGGAACTATTTCTTCTAAGACAGCAGCTCTCTATGAACCTTATGAAAATGAGTTGGGAAATTATGGTATTCTCTATTTTACTCAAGAAGAATTAAATAGATTTGTATTAGATGCACATAAAAAAAATATGCAAATAGCTCTTTCCTGTATAGGAGAAAGAGCAATAGATCAAGCTTTAGAGGCTTATGAAAATGCGATTAAAATTTATGGAAGAAAAAATCATAGACATAGGTTGGAACATTTTGTTCTTCCAAATGATGAACAGATAAAAAGGGCAGTACAGTTAGGGTTAATTTTTTCTATGCAGCCAGGTTATGATAACAAGTGGGGAGGAAAAAATGGAAAATATATCAAAAATATAGGTGAAAGATATAAAAGGGCTAATCCAATTGGAAAAATTATCAAATTTGGGGGAGTTGTAGTAGGGGGATCAGAAAGTAATATAACACCTCTTTCACCTATTTATGGAATTTATAGTGCTATAAATCATACTGAAGAGGAAAATAGAATAAATATAGATGAGGCTATTAAGATATACACTGTAAATGCTGCTTATGCCAATTTTGAAGAGAAGAGGAAAGGAAAAATAGAAAGGGGATTTGATGCAGATTTAGTCGTTTTAGACAGAGATATTTTTACTATAAAAAAAGAGCAGATAAAAGATGTAAAGATATTAAAAACTATAAAATATGGTGAACTAGTATATGGATAA
- a CDS encoding amidohydrolase translates to MDMIIFNGKGYTMDNNNSRFAAVSIKDGLIYSIGSNEDILREKTSKTKLVDAQGKMILPGFNDSHMHLLSYGYSLEMVDLNSCKSISEMKSRIRKYIAENKIEKGQWIEGRGWDNNLFLDKKMPLAVDFDEEFKEFYIVLTRTCAQISVVNTKVLKLAGIYKHPVQIEGGTIETDYNGNATGILTGLATEIVYKIIPKLTAEQIERAILKASNRYVSSGITSVQTDDFELLRAGTFRDILKVYFKLDRENKLPIRVNLMLHLATLEEIKDFITLGLKSGDGSPYFKIGPFKTIIDGSLGGRTAALREPYSDNPEDRKNNVGEMYLTSNELRELHNYAFENDFQLVSDAIGDRAMRTILDIYIEILEKNKGKDLRFGIDHCQITTEGIIEDFAKYNIIGGLEFIFLSSDIDMLEDRVGEKRGNKSYNFKKFYDLGCVVAAGSDSPVEEYNPLHGIYAAVTRKTYSHLPEGGYNPEQKISIEQGIRAFTTGPAYATFEENKKGSIEVGKYADIVILDEDLYETEPDHIKDVKILKTIIGGKIVFEAE, encoded by the coding sequence ATGGATATGATAATTTTTAATGGCAAAGGCTATACTATGGACAACAATAATTCTAGATTTGCTGCTGTAAGTATAAAAGATGGATTGATTTATTCTATTGGAAGTAATGAAGATATTTTAAGAGAAAAAACTTCAAAAACAAAATTGGTAGATGCTCAAGGAAAAATGATACTTCCAGGTTTTAATGACAGTCATATGCATCTTTTAAGCTATGGATATAGTTTGGAGATGGTGGACCTTAATAGTTGTAAAAGTATAAGCGAAATGAAATCAAGGATAAGAAAATATATAGCTGAAAATAAAATTGAGAAAGGTCAATGGATAGAGGGAAGAGGATGGGATAATAATTTATTCCTAGATAAAAAAATGCCTTTAGCAGTGGATTTTGATGAAGAATTTAAAGAATTTTATATTGTACTAACTCGAACTTGTGCTCAAATTTCTGTAGTAAATACAAAAGTATTAAAATTGGCTGGTATATACAAACATCCTGTTCAGATAGAAGGTGGGACTATTGAAACAGATTATAATGGAAATGCTACAGGAATTCTTACTGGACTAGCTACAGAAATAGTATATAAAATAATTCCTAAATTAACAGCTGAACAAATAGAAAGAGCTATTTTAAAAGCTTCAAACAGATATGTAAGTTCAGGAATTACCTCTGTTCAGACAGATGATTTTGAACTTTTGAGAGCAGGAACATTTAGAGATATATTAAAAGTTTATTTTAAATTAGACAGAGAAAATAAACTTCCAATTCGTGTAAATCTTATGTTACATCTGGCTACGTTAGAAGAGATAAAAGATTTTATTACACTAGGATTAAAAAGTGGAGATGGAAGCCCATATTTTAAAATAGGACCTTTTAAAACTATAATAGATGGTTCATTGGGGGGAAGAACAGCAGCATTGAGAGAACCTTATTCAGATAACCCTGAAGATAGAAAAAATAATGTAGGAGAGATGTACCTTACAAGTAATGAATTGAGAGAGCTTCATAATTATGCTTTTGAAAATGATTTTCAATTAGTATCAGATGCAATTGGTGACAGAGCAATGAGAACTATTTTAGATATATATATAGAAATATTAGAAAAAAATAAAGGAAAAGATCTTCGTTTTGGAATAGATCATTGTCAGATAACAACTGAAGGTATAATAGAAGACTTTGCAAAATATAATATTATAGGAGGACTGGAATTTATATTTTTATCTTCAGATATTGATATGCTGGAAGACAGAGTAGGAGAAAAAAGAGGAAATAAATCATATAACTTTAAAAAGTTTTATGATTTAGGTTGCGTAGTAGCTGCTGGTTCAGATAGTCCTGTGGAAGAATATAATCCTCTTCATGGAATATATGCCGCAGTGACAAGAAAAACATATAGCCATCTTCCAGAAGGGGGCTATAATCCAGAACAGAAAATAAGTATAGAACAGGGGATTAGAGCTTTTACAACAGGACCAGCTTATGCAACATTTGAAGAAAATAAAAAAGGAAGTATAGAGGTTGGAAAATATGCAGATATAGTTATTTTAGATGAAGATTTATATGAAACAGAACCTGATCATATTAAAGATGTAAAAATACTAAAAACTATCATAGGAGGAAAAATTGTTTTTGAGGCAGAATAA